One window of Cryptobacterium curtum DSM 15641 genomic DNA carries:
- a CDS encoding uracil-DNA glycosylase, whose amino-acid sequence MLITPQSLESLRRQVEACHACPLWQGRTNVVFGAGNPQARILIIGEAPGKNEDLQGEPFVGAAGKKLDALLEIADLARDDVFIANVLKCRPPSNRNPLPEEITACAPFLREQTRTINPEFIVTLGNFSTKFVLKTQLGITRLHGQLQHAGRFKVFPIYHPAAAIYDRTKQQALEDDFRTLGRLVKESNQNEVAAN is encoded by the coding sequence ATGTTAATAACTCCTCAATCGCTGGAATCTCTTCGCCGTCAAGTAGAGGCTTGCCATGCTTGTCCATTATGGCAGGGCCGTACTAATGTGGTGTTTGGTGCGGGCAATCCGCAGGCGCGCATCCTGATTATTGGGGAAGCCCCGGGCAAGAATGAAGACCTGCAGGGCGAGCCGTTTGTCGGCGCGGCAGGTAAGAAGCTTGATGCGTTGCTTGAGATTGCTGATCTCGCACGTGACGATGTGTTTATTGCCAACGTGCTCAAATGTCGTCCGCCCTCAAATCGCAATCCGCTTCCTGAAGAAATCACTGCCTGTGCGCCGTTTCTGCGCGAACAGACGCGAACAATCAATCCTGAGTTCATTGTTACGCTCGGGAACTTTTCCACGAAGTTCGTGCTCAAGACGCAGCTGGGTATTACGCGGCTGCATGGGCAGCTGCAACACGCGGGCCGGTTTAAGGTGTTTCCTATCTACCATCCTGCTGCAGCAATCTACGACCGCACGAAACAGCAGGCGCTCGAAGATGATTTTCGCACGCTTGGTCGCTTGGTTAAGGAATCAAATCAAAACGAGGTAGCCGCAAATTAA